The DNA region TTGGTAAGGTTCCGATACCGGTATGTGCCCCAAAAGCGCTTGAAAAAGAACCAGTTGCTCCCGAAATATAATCGCATACCAATACTGTATCAACAAATCCCATTCCCATTCCGCCATAAGCTTCAGGTACAGAAATGCTCAAAAGTCCCAGCTCGGCAGCCTTTTGCATGCATTCTACAGTAAAAGCAAAGTCTCTTTTTTCAAAACGATCTTTGTTTGGCCAAAGTTCTTTATCCACAAATTCTTTGACCATGTCACGCATCATTTTTTGTTCCTCAGAGAAATCTTCCGGAATAAAAATGTCTTCGCATTTTGTTTCTTTAACTAAAAACTGACCACCACGAGTCACATTTTTTTCTATTGTATCTGCCATGGTATATATTTATTTAGTGTTTTTTTTATGATTTATAACAGTTCAAAAATCCCTGCGGCACCTTGCCCTGTTCCCACACACATCGTTACGATTCCGTATTTACTGCCACGGAGTTTCATTTCTTCAAATAACTGAACGGATAATTTAGCTCCGGTACAACCCAGAGGATGACCTAATGCAATCGCTCCTCCGTTGACATTTACAATATCTGGATTAAGGTCTAATTCTCTGATTACAGCCAATGATTGGGATGCAAAAGCTTCATTTAATTCAATTAAGTCAATGTCTTTTAATTGTAATCCAGCTTGTTTTAACGCTTTTGGTATCGCTTTTACGGGGCCTATTCCCATAATTCTTGGTTCAACTCCTGCAGAGGCATAATTCACTAATCGGGCGATAGGCTGGATATTTAATTCTTTTACCAATTCTTCGCTCATAATTAAAACAAAAGCTGCTCCATCACTCATTTGTGATGAGGTTCCTGCTGTTACCGTTCCGTTAGCGGCAAAAACAGGTCTTAATTTTGCCAATGCTTCCATAGATGTGTCGGCTCTTGGACCTTCATCTTTATTTACCGTGTAGCTTTTCGTTTCTTTTTTTCCATTAGCATTAACAAAAGTTTGTTCAATGGTAATAGGAACTATTTGTTTATCAAATTTACCTTCGGCTTGTGCTTTTAAAGCTTTCATGTGTGAATGATAAGCAAAGGCGTCCTGGTCTTCTCTGGAAACATTAAATTGTTTGGCTACGGCTTCGGCAGTCAATCCCATTCCCCAATAATAGTCCTCGTGGCCTGCTTTTGCAACAGCATAATCAGGAGTTGGACGATAACCACCCATTGGAATAAAACTCATGCTTTCGGCACCACCGGCAATGATACAGTCGGCCATCCCCGACTGGATTCGGGCAGTTGCCATTCCGATAGTTTCTAATCCGGAAGCGCAATAACGGTTGACGGTTACCCCTGGAACGTCGTTGATTTCTAATCCCATTAACGAAATCAAACGTCCAAAATTCAAGCCTTGTTCGGCTTCGGGCATTGCATTTCCTACCATTACATCATCGATGCGTTTTTTGTCAAAATCAGGTAGTTCATTCATCATATGTTGAATGGTTTCTGCGGCTAATTCATCCGGTCTTTTAAATCGGAACAATCCTTTAGGCGCTTT from Flavobacterium nitratireducens includes:
- a CDS encoding acetyl-CoA C-acyltransferase translates to MKTAYIVKAYRTAVGKAPKGLFRFKRPDELAAETIQHMMNELPDFDKKRIDDVMVGNAMPEAEQGLNFGRLISLMGLEINDVPGVTVNRYCASGLETIGMATARIQSGMADCIIAGGAESMSFIPMGGYRPTPDYAVAKAGHEDYYWGMGLTAEAVAKQFNVSREDQDAFAYHSHMKALKAQAEGKFDKQIVPITIEQTFVNANGKKETKSYTVNKDEGPRADTSMEALAKLRPVFAANGTVTAGTSSQMSDGAAFVLIMSEELVKELNIQPIARLVNYASAGVEPRIMGIGPVKAIPKALKQAGLQLKDIDLIELNEAFASQSLAVIRELDLNPDIVNVNGGAIALGHPLGCTGAKLSVQLFEEMKLRGSKYGIVTMCVGTGQGAAGIFELL